The stretch of DNA ATTGGAACTGCAGGACGCCGTCATGATCGCGATGGCCCGGTTCGGGGAACGATTCCAAGTGGTTCCGTTTGCCGGGGGCGTGCTCGACCTGTCGAGCCGCGCCGACATTGCCGCGGTCACGGATCGGCTCCGGGACCGAGAGGTTCACCTCTGATGTCTCTCCGGGCGTCCCTCACCTGCCACGGATTCGATGCCGCCGAGGTGGCGCGGCGCCTCCCGCTGTTCACGATGACCCGGTCGGCCGGGTTCCAGGGCCGCAATTGGTATCATGTGCCGGGCCGGATCGAGGTCCTGGGCAAGCACACCGACTATGCCGGCGGCCGGAGTTTGGTCTGCGCCACCGAGCAAGGCTTCGCGGTTGGAGCGGCCCCCCGCGCCGATGGTACCGTTCGGATCATTGATGCCGTGGCCCAGGAAGTCCGGGAATTTCCGGCTGCACCCGCACTGGTTCCTCCCCGAGGCGATTGGGCCAACTATCCGATGACGGTCGTGTCCCGTCTGGTCCGGGATTTTGGCCCGAGAGTCAGCGGGTTTGATCTCGCCTTTGCCGGTGACATCCCTATCGCCGCGGGGGTCAGCAGTTCCTCGGCCCTCGTGGTCGCCGTCGCGTTGGCCGCCATCGACCTTTTTCAGTTGGAAGCGACTGAAGCATACCGGGCCAACATTGCCTCACTAGAGGACCTGGCCGGCTATCTCGGGGCGGTTGAAAACGGCCGCCCCTTTCGAGCGTTTGGTGCCACCGCCGGCGTTGGGACGGTGGGCGGGAACCAGGACCACACGTCGATTCTTTGCTCCACAGAGAATGCCCTGACTCAGGTTCGCTTTGATCCGGTCATGGTCGAGAAGCGGGTGGCCTGGCCTGACAGTTTCCGGTTCGTGATCGCCTCGAGCGGGGTCGCGGCGGAAAAGACCGGGCCCGCGTTGGAGCACTACAACGACTTGGCCCGGATGACGGAGCGGCTCCGGGTGCTGGTGGTGGGGCCCGACTCTCACTCGACGTTGGGACGGGCCATCATCGAGGGCTCTGTCGCGGGCTTGCCGGCCGGGGCCGGCGCCGATCCGGCCGACGCCCTCCGCCTCGCCCGGCGACTGACCCAACTCACCACCGAGTGCCGGTGGCTGATTCCCGGCGTGGTCGACGCGCTCGCCAAGGGGCAGTTCGGCCGGCTCGGTGAACTGGTGGCCGCGTCGCAGCACGGCGCGGAACTCGGGCTCGAAAACCAGATTCCGGAAACGATCGAGTTGGTCGAGTCAGCCCGGCGGCTGGGCGCGGTGGCCGCCTCGGCCTTTGGCGCCGGGTTCGGCGGGAGCGTCTGGGCCATGGTTCCGGTGAGCGGGGTCGAGCGGTTTACCGAAGGATGGAACGCCGAGTACCGGCGGGCGTTTCCGGACCGGGAGCTGGCCCGCTTCATCAATACCAGGCCGGCCCCCGCGGCCGGGCGGCTCGCGGGGGAAGCCTCGAGTCCTGCCTAACGTCGCAGCTTGCGGAGCAGGCGGAGGATCTCGAGATAGAGCCAGACCAGCGTGACCGTGACCGCCGTTGCAAACGCCCACTCATACGCCGCCGGAGCCCCGGCGGCGACCCCGTCTTCAATCGAACGGAAGTCGAGCAGCAAGTTCACGGCCGCCAGGCCGGTGACGAACAGACTGAACCCGATGCCGAGGGGACCACTCTCGACCAGGAACGGAATGGTGTAACCCCCGAAGAACTGGACCCCGAGCGAAATCAGGTAGAACACGAAGACGCCGCCGGTCAGTCCGACGACGATAGCCTTGAACCGGTCGGTGACCTTGATCAGGCCGGTTCGGTAGGCACCCAGCATGACCCAGAACGTTCCGGTCGTGAGCCCCACCGCCAGCATCGGCAGTCCCTTGTACTGAGTGTTGATGGCGGCCGAAATCAGGCCGAGGGCGGTCCCTTGGCACACCGCATAGAGCGGCCCGGCCCAGCTCGCCGTCAGTGGCCGAAAGGCTACCAGCAGGCTCAAACCCAAGCCCACCACCACCGAACCGATCATCGCCGGCATGAGCATCTCGACCGGGAAACGGCCGGTGCCCAACGACCACCACGCCGCGGCGCCGGTTGCCACCACCAATCCAAGGAGGATCGCGGTCTTCCGGACCGTACCGGCCACGGTCATGGGAACGGCGGATGCGACGGCCCCGGCCGAGGCCTCGATGCGGCGGAGCATCGGGTTGTGGGATGCTGTGGTGCTCGACATTGAACCACCCAGCTAGAGAATGGTGAAAACTAAGTCCGCGCTTCCCCAAAGGCATGGGCCAGTTGCAATACCCCGAAATCATCCCGGTGCCGGCCGACGATCTGGAGGCCGATCGGGTGCCCGCCCGGCCCGAAACCCGCCGGGACCGAAATTGCCGGACATCCGGTGGCCGAAATCAAGTAACAGGACTTCATCCAGTCGATATACGTGGTCATCGGAACCCCGGCGATCTCCCGGGGGTACTCGGTCTCGATGTCGAACGGCATGACCTGGGTGACCGGCAAGACCAGGAAATCGTACCGTTCGAAAAACTTCCGAACCCGGTGGTAGAGGGTCGTTCGCTGGAGCTCAGCCCGGCCGAGGTCCGGCCCCGATAAGGCCAGGCCCCGCTCGATGTTCCAGGCCACGGTGTCCTTCAACTCGGCCTTGTGCCGGGCCCAGGCGTCGTGATGGGTGGTGGCGAAGTGCCACGCCCGCAGGGTCTTGAACACGTCGTCGGCCTCGTCGACATTCGGCTCGGCCTCCTCGACCACGCATCCCAAGGCCTCGAATCGGGGTCGTTGGGCCTCGATCTGGGCGGGAATCTCCGGTTCGTAGGGCAATCCCCCAAACCGGGGCGCCCAGGCAATTCGGACCCCGTGCCAATCCCTGCCTAACGGCTCCGCGAACCGCGATCCCGGTGCCTCCAGCGCAATCGGCGACCGGGGGTCCGGGCCTGCAATGGCCGCCAGCATCAAGGCCGTGTCGGCCGCAGTTCGGGCCATCGGCCCGGGAACGCCGAGCCCCAAACCGGCCAGGCGGTCGGGCCAACTCGGCACCCGCCCCGGCGATGGCCGGAGCCCCACCACGTTGCAGAACGCGGCCGGGTTCCGGAGCGATCCCCCCATGTCGCTGCCATCGGCGATCGGGACCATGCCCGCCGCGAGCGCGACGGCTGAGCCGCCGCTTGAACCGCCGCAGGTCTTGGTCCGATCGTACGGATTCCGGGTGGCGCCGAACACCGGATTGAAGGTGTGAGACCCGGCTCCCCATTCCGGCGTGTTGGTCTTGCCGACCGAAATGGCGCCGGCCGCCTTCAAACGCTCGACGATCAACGCGTCCGCCGCCGGGATCTGGGTCGCGTAGAGTGGCGAGCCATAGGTCGTGCGGATCCCGCGGGTGTCGAACAAGTCCTTGTGAGCCACCGGCAGTCCGTGCAACAACCCCAGGGGCTCGTCCCGAGCTTGCCGTTCGTCCGCCAAGGCGGCCGCCGTCATCGCCGACTCGGCCACGAGGGTCACGATCGCATTCAGGTCCGGATTGGTCCGTTCGATCCGGGCGAGGTGAGCGGCCATCACGTCTCGCGCTGAGAGTTCGCGGCGGGCGATCCGGTTGCGAAGCTCAATCGCGGTTAGATCACAGAGCGGCTCGGTCATCGGTCGAGATACTCCTGATAGGTCAATTGCGACAACGCCCGGCCGAGCGCGAGATCGCGATCGGTTGTCGAGCCCCGGGTCGAGATCAGTCGGCGGGCCAAATGGTCGTACATCAGAGCTCCCCTGTCGGTTACGAGGCCAAAACCGGTTTCGAAGCCGTAGTAAGCAAAGGGTGCCGGATTGGGGTCGATCAGCGAACCGCCGTACGGATAGGGACGCCGCGGCGTGAGCCCGGCCGCGCCGATCAACGTCGGGGCGATATCGGTTTGCGACCCGACTCGATCGGACACCGAGTCGGCGACCGCCAGGGCGCCGCCGAGCCAGAGCATGGGAATCCTGAACTTGGCGTGGTCGTCACGCTCGGGTCGCGCATCCTCGAGCGGAACGACTCGCCGCCCGTGGTCGGCGACGATGACCACCAAGGTCCGGCTCCACCACGGGCTGGCCCGCGCCTGATCGATGAAACGGCCGATCACTTGGTCGGTATAGGCCATCGAGTTGAAATACCGGCTTTGCCAGTCGGTGCCGGCGATGCGAGGGGGGTCGGGCGTCTCGAACGGCTCGTGGCTTGACAAGGTGAGCCAGACGGAAAAAAACGGCTTCCTCTCGTGGTTGAGGTCAGCCAAGACCCGGTCGGCGACCGCCCCGTCGTGGGCGCCCCATTTGGAGAGCCAGCTGGCGGGCGCAAAATCGTCTTTGCCGACGACCCGCTGGTATCCGGCGTTCACCAAATAGGCCTTGAGCGAGGCGAACTCGAGTTCCCCGCCATAATAGAACGACGATCGGTACCCGACCGCCTCGAAGTCTGCATTGAGGAACGGCAACGCTCGCGTCTTGTCTTTCACTTCGAGGATCGAACCGCGGGGCAGGCCGGGAAAGCCGCTCAGCACCGCGGCGACGCCCTTGTCGGTGCGATCGCCGGCCGCATACATCCGGCGGAACAACAACCCCTGCCGGGTCAGGCTGTCGGTGCGGGGCGTGATACCGGGCTGTCCACCTAACGACTCAAACGCGCTGGCGCTCGCGCTCTCCCAGAGAATGATCAGCACGTTCGGCCGCGGGGTCGTCAGGAGCCCGGTCGGGCCGCCACCCGTCGGCCGGGCCGCGACCCGGGCGGCCTCTGTCGGGTCGATGGTCACGAACGGATTGGTCCGGTCGTAAAGCCCCCGGTACACCGAGTCGAAGAAGCCCCACGGTGCGTTTTCCGCGGATCGATTGACGAACGGGTCGGCGGACCGGTACGCGCTGCTGCCCGTCAACGGCCAGGTCTGGATTCCGCCGCGCGCTGGAATGACCAAGACGCCGAGCAACAGCACCAGCGGGCCGGCCAGCCAGACCGAAGCCGGTGCGAGGCGGTCGAGGTCACGGCCCACGAACCGACGGCAGGCCACGACCGCGGCGGTGGCCAAGACAACGGCAATCGTCACGAGCAACAGGCGCGGGGCGCCCCCGGTCGAGGCCCACGCCTCCGCTGGTGTGGCCAGATACCAGAGCACGGAAGCGTCGATTCGCTTGTCCCACTGACCAAAGAGCCCGAGATCGGCCGCCACCAGCACCGACAACGCCACCACCGCGACCACGATCCAGGCGACGATCGCCCTTCGGGTCCAGGGGAGCAGCACCCGAATCGGCGAGGCAACCAGGAGGGTTGCCGGGACCGCCGTCAGATAGGCCGCCGCGGAGAGGTCGAGCCGGAGCCCGGATCCGAAGGTGCCCAGCAGGTCGGTGAGTGAGAGGGTTGCCGCCCGGTCGGCGTGATACCCGAGAAAGAGCGCTCTGGCCACCCAGGAGTAGAGCAGCCAGAACCCGAAGATCTTGAGGCAAACCCTGACGCGGTGGAGCATTCTGGAGCTAAACTATGGGGGTGACGACAACTTTGCTCGGCCTTGACGGGGAATTCCCGATCGTCGGTTCCGCCGCCTACCTGAACCATGCGGCCTCCTCGCCGTTACCCCGTCGGTCCGCCGACGCCCTCAGGCGATATGTCGAGGACCGCGAACGGCTCGTCCACCTCTATCAGACCGGGCGGCAAGACTACGATTGCCGGCCGCTCGAGGCCAAACTCGGCCGGCTCCTCGGTGCTCCGACTGGATCGGTCGGGTTTGCCCCGACCACCACCGACGGCGTGTCGGGCATCCTCAACAGCATCACCTGGGCGCCCGGCGACAACGTGCTGGTCCCGGCCAACGAGTTTCCCGGGGTTCTCTATGCGTGCCAGAACCTGGCCCGCCGGGGAGTCGAGGTCCGGCAGGCGCCGGTCGGAGGTCACCTAGCGTTAGGTTCGTTGTTTGCCCACGCCGACCGCCGGACCCGGGCCGTCGTCGTGAGTCATGTCCATTGGCAATCCGGCCACCGGATCGACTTGGCCCGCCTGGCCGAGGAATGCCGGGCGGTTGGTGCCCTCTCAATCGTCGATGCGATTCAGAGCGCCGGCGCGGTGCCGATCGATGCCACCGCCGGCGGTGTGGATGTCCTCGTCGCCGGCACCTACAAATGGCTGATGGGAATTCCGGGCGCGGCGGTGCTCTATGTCGGCCCGGCGGCGCTCGCCACCCTGGTCCCCGACCGGGCCGGCTGGACCAGCATGGCCACGTCGGTGCACGACGAACCGAAACTTGAATGGGCCGCGGGGGCGGGGCGGTTCTTGGTTGGAGGCCGGCCCGATCCAATCTTGATCGCGCTCGAACAGTCGGTCGACCTCCTGCTCGAATTGGGGGTCGGTACCATCGCGGGCCACACCGGCCGGTTGATCGACCGCCTGATCGCCGGGGCCGGGGCGGCCGGTGTGGTCGTCCGTTCCAGCACCGACCCCGCGCACCGATCGTCGATCGTTTCCATCACGACCGGGAACCCCTCCCGAGATGCGTCCTTAGTCGGCGACCTTGCCGCCCGAGAAATTATCGTCGCCCGTCGGGGCGACGGGATCCGGGTGTCGCCTCATTGTTACAACACGGCCGGTCACATCGACCGACTCCTCGAGGCGATCGCGTCTTCACCGAGGACTTGATCGAGTCCGTCGACCAGGGCGTCGGCATCCTCGGCCGAGAAGCAGAGCGGCGGCTTGATCTTGAGGACGTTGTGGTCCGGACCATCGGTGCTGATCAGAAACCCGCGATCGCGCATCCGGTTGGACAGGTAGGTCGCGGCCTCCGGGTCGGGGGTTCTGGTCTCCCGGTCGGTGACCAATTCGAGGCCGACGAAGAGACCGAGACCCCGGGCGTCTCCCGCGGCGGGGTGCCGGTCGACCAGCCCCTTGAGTCCGGTCAGGAGCCGATGACCGGTGGCGAGCGCCCGGGCCTGGAGGTCTTCATCGAAAATGACGTCGAGGACCGCCAGCCCAATGGCGGCCGACACCGGGTTCCCGCCGAAGGTGCTGAAGAACTCCATCCCGTTAGCGAACGAACGGGCGATCTCCGGGGTGGTGACGACGATGCCTAACGGGTGCCCGTTGCCGGCCGGCTTCCCCATGACGACGATGTCCGGCACCACGTTCTGGGTTTCGAATCCCCAGAAGTGACTGCCGACCCGCCCAAACCCAACTTGGACCTCGTCGGCAATCGCGACCCCGCCGGCCCGCCGCACCCGCCGGTAGACGCCGGCCAAATAGCCGGGCGGCAGCACGATCTGCCCGCCGCAGCTGAGAATCGATTCGGCCATAAAGGCCGCTATCGGATGCCCCGATCGCTCGAGGTCGGCGATCTCGGCCTCGACCAACGCGGCATATCGCTCGCCCAATCCGGGATCCTCGCCGCGGAAGCGGCCCCGGTAGCGATCCGGCAGGGCCACTTTGCGGGCAAAGGGTGCCAAGCCATGACCGCCGGCGCCCTCGCATTTGTACGGGCTCAGGCCTACCAGGGTCGCGGTGTTGCCGTGATAGGCGCTGTCGACCACGATCGTGCCGCGCCGGCCGGTGTGGGTTGAGGCCAGCCGAAGAGCCAGTTCATTGGCCTCGGTACCCGAGTTCACGAAGAAGCACACCCGCAGGGGGTCCGGCAACAACTGACCGAGTCGCTCCGCGTAGCGGACCACCGTTTCGTGGAGATACCGGGTGTTGGTGTTGAGCACTGCCATCTGCCGCTGTCCGGCCCGGACCACCCGCGGGTGGGAATGCCCGACATGGGGCACGTTGTTGACGGCATCGAGATAGCGCCGGCCCTCGGTATCGTAGAGGTGCTGCATCCAGCCGCGGACGATGTGCAGCGGCCGCCGGTACGAAACACTGAGGTTGCCCCCCAACACGCGTGCCCGCCGGTCGAGGATGGCGACCCCGTCGAGGAGGGGTTTCGTCCGGGTGTTGGGCACCCCGGCCAGCCGATGCGGCGCGGGTGACAGGCTGGTCCAAACCTCCCGCTCGCTTGGCCGGGCCACCCCGGGGAACTCCCCAGAACGGTCGAGGAGATCGACCACGACTTGAAAATGAACGTGCGGGGGCCAGCCGCCGTTGATCGAGGCGGCGCCTAACCGGCCCACGGTCGCTCCGGCCTGGAGCGGTTGGCCGGGATGAAGACTGGCCAGCGTCTCGAGATCGAGGTGACCGTAGAGCGTGTAGAAGGTGAGTGGCAACCCCTCATGGTCGGTGACGTGGTGTTCCACCACCACCGTCGGGCCGTAGTCCCGGGGCCCCGCGTTGTGCCGGACGCTCTTGACCCGCCCCGCGATCGGAGTTCGCACCGGACAGCCGGCCTCCGCGAAGAGATCGAGGCCAATGTGGACCGTCCGCCATTCCGGTCCGTCGAATCCCTCGGTCCGGAACAATTCGCTGGTGTAGAGCAGCCGGGCCTCGTCGTACTCGCCGATCGCGACCCGGGCGCCCACCGATTGTCGGAGCCAGTTGATCCGCCGCTCCAGCGCGGCATCGTCGTCGATCAGGCGGAAGTCGTCGAGGAATTCACTGCCGATCGAGAGATCGACGCGGGGTGGCAGGATGCCGGGGTCGGTCCCGATGATCGGAATGAACCCGGCCTCGTGATCGGTGATCCACCGGCTCACCCGGTGGCTGCCTGGACACGGCTCCCGGCCGGCCGCGGCGCGCAACCGGTAGGTGGCCAGACGGGGATGGGTGGCCCCGAGCCGGTCGAGGAGCCGCCAAATCGGGGCTTCGCTGACGAAGAGGTAGTCGTGGTCCGGCGTCGTGGCCCGCTGGAGCGCCGAGTTCACGACGCTCACCACCAGCCGGGCCAGGATCGAAGGATAGAGGGCGTCGAGTTCCCGGTCGGTGAGAGGACGGACCGCGGTATAGCCTTCGACCAAAGCGGCCGCACCGGCCAGCGGATCGTCAATGTCGAGCATCCCGTACGCGGCCGCGATCGCGACGTCCGCCACCGTGGCCGACCACACCATATCGCCAAAATCGATGAGCCCGACTGACCGGCCGTCGATCAAGACGTTGTGGTCGTTGGCGTCACCGAAGATGACTCGGCTGGGCAAGGTGTCCCAGTGCGGCAGGACCTGCTCCTTGAACGGCCGGTAGAGCCGCTCGGCGAGCCCCCGCCGATTGGTCTGGTCCAGCAGGCCGAAATGGCCTGCGATCCAGTGCGCCCCGCCAAGGTCCCACTTGAGGGCCCGTCGGGCCGAGGGATGGTCGAACCCTTCGAGCCCGCGATGCATCCGCGCCAGGAGCTCACCGAGTCCGCGAAGCTGCTCTCGGGTTCGGGGCCGAACCTCGGCCAAGGGAGCTCCCGTCACCCACGTCAACACCCGCATCAGGTAAGGCCCACCCTCGGCCTCCAGGGTGACCAATGACCGCCCTTCGAGCGACGGCACCACGGTCGGCAACGCCAACCCGGGTTCGTGATCGGCAATCCGAATCAACGCCGCGTTCTGGAGGTCGAGGACCCCGGGGTCCTCGAGTCGGTTGGCAACCTTGACGACGTATCGCCCGCCGTCGGTGGCGTCGAGCCGGTAGTTCCGATCCCGCTCACCCGGCAACGCTGAAAACTCTCCCGTCAGGCCAAACGCCTTCGCGACACCCGCTCGCACGGTCTCCAGCGCCACCTCGGGAACTTCGAAACTCAGGGTCCGGTTCATTGCCGGGTCCCCACCAGCACGGTGGACGGGCCAAAACTCCACTGGCAGCGGGCCTCGAGTCCGGCTGCTTCCATGGCTCCGATCTCCTCGTCGAGTGAGAAATAGCGGTCTTCGCCGGACCACTCCTCAAAGTGCTGCCAGGCCCGGCGCTCCTCGATCCCCGCGGCCACCAATTGGTCGGCCCAGAACCGGTAGGTGGCGGCATTACGCGGGGCTTCCCGCGGAATCGTGATGTCGGCGGTGACCAACACGCCACCCCGCCGGAGCGCCGCTGCCGCCCGCGTATACAGCCCGGACTTTGCTTCGAGGTTCCGGATGTGGTGCAGCGACAGCGAGCCCATGATGGCGTCAGCCGGCGGAAACGGCTCGTCGAACGACCGGTGAACCGGCGCTGCCCTGGCGCCGAACCGGGCCAGCCTGGTTCGAGCCACGGCCAGCATCGCATCATCCACGTCCCAGAGCTCCACCACCGCGGCGTTGGTCCGGTCGAGCACCCGCTCGGCCAAGCTCCCGGTGCCGGCGCCCAGATCAATGACCCGATCCGGTTGGGCGAGGGCCACGGCGGCGGCCGCTTGGTCGAGCATCTCGTCGTACCGGGGCAGGAACCGGCGGATCGTCTCGTCGTAGGCCCCGATTTCGAGCCGGAGGTGCTGTTGGACTGAATGGGTCATTGCGAAGTGGGCGATTGCCGCTTGCAGAAGGAAGCGAAGAACGTACACTTCGGATCGGATTCCCGGCACCCCTCAACCCGTAACCCAGAGCCCGACCATGAATTCCGTCATTCGGTTAACCACCCCGCTGCCGGGCCCGAAGAGCCTGGCGTTGGGCGCCCGTCGGGCCGCCGCTGTTCCCAAAGGGGTCGCGATCTCGAGCGGCCTGGCCGTGGTTCGGGCCGAAAACGCCATGATCGAAGATGCCGACGGCAACCGGCTCATCGACTTTGCCGGCGGCATCGGGGTCATGAATGCGGGCCACCGTCACCCGGCGATGGTCGACGCGGTCCGAGCCCAGCTCGACCAACTGACCCACGCCTGCTTCGCGGTGTCCAGTTACCAGGGATATGTCGAAGTGGCCGAACGGCTCAACGCGCTGACGCCAGGCTCCCATGCCAAGCGGACCCTGCTCGTCAATACCGGCGCGGAGGCCATCGAGAACGCCGTCAAGATTGCCCGATACGCGACCGGGCGGGGCGCGGTGGTGGCGCTCGAGCATGCCTTCCACGGCCGCACCAATCTCACCATGGCCCTCACCGCCAAGCCGATGCCCTATAAAAAAGGCTTCGGCCCCTTCGCGCCTGAGGTCTACCGGATTCCGTACTCCTATTGCTATCGCTGCGACCGGGGCGCGGGTTCCGGTTGCTGCCAGGCGGCGCCAGGGTATTGGGACCGGATCTTCACGGGACTCGTCGAGCCGACGCACGTGGCCGCGATTGTCATGGAGCTGCAGTCCGGCGAAGGCGGCTTCATTCCGGCGGCCCCCGACGCGGTGACCGCGTTGGCCGCGTTCGCCAAGCACCATGGCATCCTGTTGATCATCGATGAAATCCAGACCGGGTTCGGCCGGACCGGCAAGATGTTCGCGTGTGAACACTACGGCATCGTGCCCGACCTGATCGCCACGGCCAAATCCCTGGCCGGAGGGCTGCCCCTGGCCGCCGTGACCGGCCGGGCCGAGATCATGGATTCGGTCCATCCCGGCGGGCTCGGCGGTACCTACGGCGGGAACCCCCTGGCCTGTGCCGCCGCCTTGGCGGTCATGGACGTGATGGCTCGGGAGCATCTCTCCGAGCGAGGCGTGGTGGTCGGCGACGCCGTGCGATCCCGGTTCCACCAAATGGCCACCCGCTTCCCGGTCATCGGCGACGTTCGTGGACTCGGGGCCATGATGGCCCTCGAACTGGTCAAAGACCGGACCACCAAAGAGCCGGACAAAGAACGAACCGCTCGGGTCCAGGCCGAGGCACTCAAACGCGGGCTGTTGTTGCTGACCGCGGGAACCTACGGCAACGTGGTTCGGGTGCTCGTGCCATTAACCATCGATGATGCGGCGCTGGCCGAAGGCCTGGCCGTGCTCGAACAGGCATTCGAGGCTACCCAGTAGTGGGAGCTGGCCGGGCGGTCGTCGAACTCGATGCCGTCACCAAGAGCTTCGGAGCGGCCAAGGCGGTCGATCGAGTCTCGCTCGCCATTCACGAGGGCGAGTTCTTCTCCCTCCTCGGCCCGTCGGGTTGCGGCAAGACGACCACGCTTCGGCTCATCGCCGGCTTCGAGACCCCCGATCCTGCGGGTGGCGAGGTCCGGATCGGCGGTGTTCGCGTCAACGAAAAACGTCCCTACGATCGCGGTGTCGGGATGGTGTTCCAGAGTTACGCCCTGTTTCCCCACCTCGATGTCCGCCGAAATGTCGGGTTCGGCCTCCAGCAGCGCGGCACGGCCCGGGCCGACATGGCCGGCCGGGTCGATCGGGCGCTGGAGTTGGTCCGGCTCGATCCCGGCACCTACGCCGCTCGGATGCCGGCGGAACTTTCGGGAGGCCAGCGGCAGCGGGTTGCGCTGGCCCGGGCCTTGGTCCTCGAACCCAAGATATTGCTCCTCGATGAGCCGTTAGGGGCCCTCGATCTGAAACTCCGGAAGGAAATGCAACTCGAGCTGAAGGCCCTCAACCGGTCGCTCGGGATCACCTTCATCTACGTCACTCACGACCAAGAAGAAGCGCTCACCATGTCGGACCGGATCGCCGTCATGGACTTGGCTCGGGTGGCCCAGCTCGGGACCCCGGCCGATGTCTACGAGAATCCCCGGACCGGGTTCGTCGCATCCTTCATTGGCGAGTCGAACTTTCTCGAGGGGCGCGCCGTGGCGACCGATAGTGGCTTGGTCGACGTGGTCGGCGCCAATGTCAGATTCCGAATCCGGCCAGAGCAGGCTGTTGCCGCCGGCCAAGTCGTCAGGATCGCCGTCCGGCCCGAGTGGATGGACCTGTATCCGGTCGGCGCGGTGCCCGCCGGCGAGAACGCGCTGCCTGGGGCGGTCGATGAAGTGATCTATCTCGGCGAGACGATCCACGTCATCGTAGCCCTCGACGCGGGCCTGAAGGTCACCGTGGCCCTCCGGAACGAGGGACAGCTGATCAAGCCGCTGCCCTGGACCCGGGGCGCCCGGGTCGCGGCGGCGTGGCTTCCCGAGGACGCCCAGATTCTCGAGGACGATCGATGATCGGTCGCCGCCGCCTCTTGGTCTGGTTTGCCCGGCGGCCAACCGCAACCGCCGCGGCCTTCTTGGCCCCGGGGCTCGCCTGGCTATTGCTCTTCTTCCTGGTGCCGATCGGCCTGATGCTGGCCTACAGCACCATGCGGCGCGGGACCTACGGCGGCGTCATACCAGGATTCACGCTCGACCACTACCGGCGGTTCTTTGATCCGTTGTATCTGGACATCCTCCGCCGGACCGTCGGGTGGTCGCTTGGGTGCACGGTGGCGTGCTTAATCGTGGGCTACCCGGTGGCCTATGTGATCGCCCGGGCCGGGCGATGGCGACAGTTGCTCCTCTTCCTGGTGGTGCTGCCGTTCTGGACCAGCTTTCTGGTCCGGACCTTCGCGATGATCTTCCTCCTCCGTGACAGCGGGCTGGTCAACGGGATATTACTTCGACTTGGCCTCATCGATGAGCCGCTCGCCCTGCTGTATACGCCGCTGGCGGTCACTCTTGGGCTGGTCTACGGCTTCTTGCCGCTGATGATCCTCCCGATCTACGCGTCCCTCGAGAAGCTCGACAACTCACTCCTCGAAGCGGCCGAAGCTCTCGGCGCCCGGCCGAGGGCTCGGTTCTTCCAGGTCATCTTCCCGCTGTC from Gemmatimonadota bacterium encodes:
- a CDS encoding ABC transporter permease; the encoded protein is MIGRRRLLVWFARRPTATAAAFLAPGLAWLLLFFLVPIGLMLAYSTMRRGTYGGVIPGFTLDHYRRFFDPLYLDILRRTVGWSLGCTVACLIVGYPVAYVIARAGRWRQLLLFLVVLPFWTSFLVRTFAMIFLLRDSGLVNGILLRLGLIDEPLALLYTPLAVTLGLVYGFLPLMILPIYASLEKLDNSLLEAAEALGARPRARFFQVIFPLSLPGVVAGCLLTFIPALGSFLTSDLLGGAKQVMIGNLIQNQFTAARNWPFGSAAAFVVMGLVLLAVLGYLRRRDAGELVR